The nucleotide sequence ATAGTACCTTGATGGCTATAATGGCTAGGGATGCTGCTTATTCCGGACAAACGATAAGTTGGGAAGAGGCCATGAACTCCAACGTATCCCTTGGTCCCGAGAACGATGAGTACAGTTGGGATTTAAAATATGATGGTCCAGGAATAGCGGTTCCGGGCATCACCAAAATGGTCTAATTATAGATTTAGCAATTTAGAGGTGAAGAGTCCTTAAAATTGCTATTTTTATGGGAATGCTTTATTCTGCTGTAACCTAAAACTACGTTCGGTAATCTGTTAAACAGCCATTTTATTTTGATAAATAATTGAACCATAAAAACATGAAGAAAATTTCGATTAATAGAAAATTTGCCCTTTTATCGGTATTGTTAATTATAATGATTGCTTACCAGGCCGAGGCGCAGAACGAAGCATTTGAATTTGAATTTGGCGAGGAGGATACTTGGGAGAGTTTGATTTCTGGGAAGTCGGGAGAAGAATCTACCATTAAATGGATCAATGTGAATACCGTTAAAGAGGGTTGGACCGTGGGTGCAGATGGGGTATTGGTAAACCTGGGCCATCCAATTGGGGTAGTAAGATCGGAGAAACAATATGAAAACTTTATTCTTCACGTAGAATGGCGACATATGGAAGCTGGGGGCAATTCTGGAATATTTGCATGGAGCGGTGCCGATCCAAAGGGGAAATCCCCATTGCCGGACGGTGTGGAAATCCAGATGTTGGAATTGGACTGGGTAAACATAAATGCAAAAGATGGTGTTCAGCAACCCATAGCCTATGTTCATGGGGAAGTTTGGGGTGTAGGGGGAGTAGTGACCCTACCAGATAATCCACGGGGGGAAAGAAGTAAGTCCGTAGAGAATAGATGTAAGGGAAAGGGAGAATGGAATACCTATGACGTAGTGTGTGTAGATGGGGTCATTAAACTTTCTGTTAACGGCAAATTTGTGAATGGTATTTCTAAATCCACTCAAAAGAAAGGTTATTTCTGTCTAGAATCTGAAGGTGCGGAGATTCATTTCAGGAATTTAAAAGTAATAGAATTACCGCCAGGGGTAACTAGTGCTGAGCAGATAGCTCCTTTGCTTAATAAATAGTTGGGAATCCTATGGATGAGTAACAACAAGTCTGATTCTAAAAGGTGAGGTTTTCCGTTGTTTCCAAAGCATATTCAGTTTTACCCTTAGAATTCATTGCCTAAAATAATATAACCAACCAACCCACCTCCATGAATAACTCAGTAAGATTACGTTTATCCGTTCTAATGCTTTTGGAGTATTTTATCTGGGGAGCGTGGTATGTTACCATGGGCACCTATCTGATGTCCTCATTGGAGGTAAATGCAACACAAGTGGGGGCGGCATATGCAAACCTTTCTATAGCAGCCATTATCTCTCCTTTTTTCGTTGGACTGGTTGCTGACCGATTTTTCTCCGCACAAAAGGTATTGGGAACATTACATTTAATGGGTGCTGCCACCTTATATTTTATAAGTACCGTGGAGCATTTTCAAATTTTTTGGTGGTTGATTTTGCTATACACATTGTTGTATATGCCTACGATGTCCTTGGTTAACTCCATTTCCTTTTCGCAAATGGAGGATCCCGATAAGGAATTTCCACGGATTAGGGTTTTAGGAACCTTGGGCTGGATAGCAGCGGGACTTTTAATAGGGTTTATGGAGTTGGAGACCTCTTATATGACCTTCCGCATTGCGGCATATTGTTCTTTGTTGCTTGGTATTTTAAGCTTCTTCTTGCCAAGTACCCCGCCTACCGGTAAAAGCGCAAGCATTTCAGCCATATTGGGACTAGATGCCTTGGTTTTATTCAAGAAAAGATCATTTGTTGTTTTTTTTGTCAGCTCTATTCTAGTTTGTATCCCATTGGCTTTTTATTACAATTTTGCCAATCCTTTTCTGAATGACGTAGGGATGGAAAATGCTGCCGCTAAAATGACTTTGGGGCAGGTTTCCGAACTTTTATTCATGTTATTGATGCCCCTTGCTTTTAGAAGGCTCGGAATTAAAAAAATGATGCTGATAGGTATTTTTGCCTGGGTAGCACGTTATCTTTTATTTGCTTATGGGGATATAGGTGCAGGAATTTGGATGTTATATTTTGGAATTATATTACATGGTGTATGTTATGATTTCTTTTTTGTTTCCGGTCAGATCTATATTGATAAGAAGTCCAAACCCTCCTTTCGAAATTCCGCCCAGGGGCTTATCACTTTTGCAACTTATGGGGTGGGAATGTTTATTGGCTCATTTGTCTCAGGAGCAGTAACCGATAATTTTCTCGTCGACATTAATGGCATATTGAGCTACCAATGGGAATCCATTTGGCTGGTTCCAGCAATAATTGCTTTATTGGTGGGTTTGATATTCATGTTTTTCTTCAGGGAAAAACTTGTAGGAACCTTAAAAGTAGACAACAAGATGCCGCACATTTTACCTAATACAGACAATAAGGGACAAAAGGATTTGGAGGGCGGTTTGGCCGATAGCGCTGATCCAAAAACAGAACGATAATTCCCTAAAATAAGTGCTGGTAAAATTTAATATTATGGTCAATAAAAGCAATCCAGTGCGTGTTCCGATAGTGGGGTTTGGAAATATGGGCGCATCCCTTGTAACGGCTTATCACAATTTTAAAGCAGCTTTGAAAACTACTAATCCGAATACAAATTAATGCCAATATCAGATAAAAACTATAAAAATTAAACAGATGAAAAAACCGTGGATTGCCTTTTTAATACTATTAACGATTTCTTGTGTGGAAAAGAATGAATATTATACTTTGGACGATTTTGACAAGGTAGATAAAATTGATACACACATTCATGTTTTTGCTGATCGGAACAGTTTTGTAAATCAAGCAAAGAAAGACAATTTTCGTTTGCTGAATATCATGGTCGACCTTTCAAAAGGTGAGGAACTTATTAAAGAACAATATGATTATTGTTTAGCTCAAAAGAAAGGGCATCCTGAGGATTATGAGTTCGCTACCTCCTTTTCTATAGAGGATTGGGATAACCCTGACTTCACAAAGAATACCATTGCCTGGTTGGACAAGAGTTTTGAAGAAGGGGCCATAGCTGTAAAGGTTTGGAAGAACATTGGCATGGTTTTTCGTGATAAGGATAACGAGCTAATAATGGTAGACAATCCCAAGCTGGATACGATATTCGATTATTTAGCCAGTAAAAAGATACCCTTGGTAGGTCATTTGGGAGAACCAAAAAACTGTTGGCTTCCGCTAGATGAAATGACAACCAATAACGATCGAAAATATTTTTCGGAACATCCACAATACCATATGTACCAACATCCGGAACTACCTTCTTATGAAGAACAGATCGCCGCTCGGGATCGTATGCTGGAAAAACACCCCAATCTTGTGTTTATTGGGGCACACATGGGGAGTCTAGAGTGGAGCGTGGATGAATTGGCGAAACGGTTGGACAAGTTTCCAAATATGTCCATAGACCTCGCTGCCAGAATGGGGCAAGTTTTTTATCAAACTGTAGAAAATAGGGAAAAGGTACGTGCCTTTTTTATTAAGTACCAAGATCGGCTCCTCTATGCAACCGATTTGTCCGATGATGGCGAGGAAAATGTCGGAGAAATGCAGAAGGAGATGCATAAAATGTGGCTTACGGATTGGCGATTTTTCGTTACCGATGAGCTTATGGCCAGTGATCTTGTAAATGAAGAGTTTAGGGGATTAAAACTTCCTAAGGAGGCAGTGGATAAAATTTATTTCCAAAACGCAAAAAAATGGCTTAAGATGTTTCCAACAAATGGAATTTGAAATTTTGAACAGTTCGGTGAACCATTTTAAAAGAAGAAAATTTCTAATATCATAGATCCAATAAAGTTTTCTGTGGTGGGCAGCGGGGGAGTGCTAGAACCAAGGTTCTGTTTCTCTTCTTCTAAGGTAACAAATATCGATTTTGGAATTGTTCTAATCGATGAAGTACAGTTTTGTTCGACAAACGAGCGGAGAAGTTGAAAGTTATAATGTTCAAGGTTCAAGGAACTAAGTTTGAATGTTTTAATGTTGAAAGTTATAATGTTGTAATGTTTAAGGTTATAATGTTGAAGGTTCTAAGGCGTTCTTGGCAAGGGGGTACTTTTTTTGGCCGCTTGACCATGCCGCCCCAAATTAACTTTCAATTTAATATCTTTAAAAATTAAGCCTGTGAAGGGGCTATAAGTTTAAATGATAAAACACGGCCTTAACGCGTTTAAGTGATATATAATCTATGTCTTACGATATACTGAAACAAAACTTAAAGAAACATTTAGATCTGTCCAATGCGGATCTAGACCTTATTTGTAGCTACTTTAAACCTGCTGGTTTAAAGAAAAAGGAATTTTTATTGACCCAAGGCAGTATCTGTAAAATGGAAGGCTTTGTATTGGACGGCTGCTTTAGAGTTTTCACCTTCGATAAAAAGGGAAATGAGAACACCCTATATTTTGCCGCCAAGGATTGGTGGCTCATGGATATTGATAGTTTTATGAATCAGACCCCTTCTGACCTGAACATACAGGCCTTGGAAGACAGCGAGGTTCTTTTAATTGATAGGCAGGATAAAATGGCGCTCTATGAATCGCTTCCCATTGTAGAAAAACTTTTTCGGATAATATTTCAAAAGGGACTGGTTTCGTGGCAAAGGCGGCTAGTGCGCAATCATAGCTTTACTTCTAAAGAACGATATTTCCATTTTATACAGACCTATCCGGACATCTCCTCCAAACTTATGGATAAACAAATTGCCAGCTATCTGGGGATAAGTCACGAGTTTTTAAGCAAGATCAAAAAAAATATAAAATAATTTTCCCTAGTTGAACTTGTTCAACTTTTTTGCCATCTTCATTTGGGATATTTGCATTGCATAAAATGTAAATAACGATGAAAAATAAAATTCCATTATCAAAAAGTATTACCTTTTTAGTTCTATTAATTCTACTAAGTACAGGGACGGTTTTTGGGCAATCCCCAACCGACATTCCACACGAAGATGCCTTAAAGGCCGTATTGGCCGCTAAGAAAAAAGCGGAACAAATGGATGTGCTGGTAAATATTGCAGTGGTCGATGCAGGAGCTAACCTAAAGGCTTTTGTCCGTATGGATGGTTCCTATTTGGGAAGCATAGACGTAGCGATCAAAAAGGCGAAAACGTCGCGCTATTTTGACATCAATACGGGCGATCTGGGCAAGCTTACCCAACCCGGGGGCATTATCTATAATATTGAACTTTCCAATGACGGACTCGTTACCTTTCCAGGGGGAGTTCCCATAAAAAACGAAGCTGGAAAAATCATAGGAGCCATTGGGGTTAGTGGTGGTACTATAGAGCAAGATCACGACATTGCCACTGTTGGAGCAAAGGCCATCTTGGATTAAACAATCCAATACATTATAAAAAAGCTTAATATCATGAATATCATAAAAATATCCGTCGTTTTCATTGCACTACTGTTGTTCCAAATTAGTTGGTCGCAAAGCTCAGATGATTTAATGCCTTATTTGCAGGATTTTAAGAGCGTATCCGCCAATAATACGGTTACCATAACCAGTTATGAAAAAGACGGCTCCCATTACGTGTATGCAGGCGGCTTTGGAGGGATTGATATCTTCAGCCTAGACAAAGAAGGCAAACTAACGCCCATAGGTACCCAAGAGCTCTATAAGCAAGAGGGACCTGCTAGGGGAATGGTCGCCGGCAGTATTGAGGGTACGGACTTTTTATTTGTAGCCAATAAATACGGTAACGCCATAGAGACATTTAAGATCTTGGATAATGGAACCCTGGAACAGGTTTCCCTAACCATGGATACCGATGAAACCCACCTTGGTATTGCCATTACCCTACAACTAGTTCATATGCAACAGGCGTCCTATCTCTTTATTGGAGGCCTGGAAGAAACACCCGGCCTAAGTAGTTTTAAAATTCTGCCCGATGGAAAACTGACCCATGTACAATCCATGGCCGATAATGACAAGATTTACACGGACGGTATCATTGGGATGTATACCCATAAAATTAAAGGAAGAACATTCTTATATACCGGAGGATTTCAGGACAATGGTGTAAGTAGTTTTAGAGTGTATGAAAACGGTTCCTTCAAAAATATCAACAATATTGGGGACAATACCACCGATAGGTATTTGACCGGAGCCTACCCGGTGACCGGAGTAAATTTAGGCGAGAATTATTATGTAATTGTAGGTCATAGACACCATAAGTATTATGAGAGAAATGGTTTTATTAAAAATACGGACTTTGTATACCACGGTGATGGGGTAAGTGTTTTTAAAATAAACAGAAAAGGAGCTTTGGTACCGCATTTTGTTTTAAAAGATGATGAAAACACCAAGTTGCAAGGGCAAACAAGAATTGAAATTGTTTCTGTAACAGACAAGGAAGCTGTATTGGCAGTGGGTACCAGGGACGATGCCAGTATTCAACTTATCAAATTGGACGAAAACGGAACGCTGAAGCCCTTAAATTATTTGGAAACCGGGTTCTCCATTTACTACGGTCTAAGATCCCATCAAATAGAAGATGTAAACCTGCTTATTGCAGGCTCCAATAGGTTCGATTTAAAGAAGGTGGCCGCCTACAAGGTTTTGCCCAAAATAGATAGGGGCGAAAAAGTATTAAGGCATATCGTAAACCTAAAGTATAAGGAAGAAGCCTCCAAAGCGCAAATTGATGAAGCCGTTTCCGTGTTTGAAAATCTTAAAAACGAAATCCCAGAAATTGAGAGAATAGAGTGGGGGGTCAACGATAGTAAAGAAGGGGCCAGCAAAGGTCTGACCCATACTTTTACCCTAACCTTCAAGGACGACCACGCCAGGGAAATTTACCTTTTTCACGAGGCACATATAGCCTTGGTAAATAAAATAGGCCCCATAATAGCTGATGTTTTGGTGATGGATTATTGGACGGAAGAGTAGTAGTACAAAAAAACAGTCAATTCATTTCCAGTGAACCGCAGCGAGAATTTGAACAGGAACCTATTAAAAGATTAAAAATGAAAAGTTTACAAAATAAAAAGGCAATTATAACCGGAGGCGGTAGAGGGTTGGGAAAAGCAACTGCCCTGGCATTTGCCAAAGAGGGCATTGATTTGGCCATTACGGGTAGGAATGAAAAAGTACTAAAGGAAACCGTTGCCGAATTGGAAACCTTTGGTGTTAAGGCCATCTATTCGGTATTTGATGTAGGTAATTATGAGGAAGTGCAAAAGAGTATCAAAAACATAATAAAGACCTTGGGGACCGTTGATATTTTGGTCAACAATGCGGGAATGGCGGCCATAGGCTCGTTCAATGAAATGGAAGTGGGTACGTGGAGTAAAATTATCCAGACCAATCTGATGGGGATGTATTATGTTACCAAAGAAGTATTGCCACATCTAATAGCTAAGAATGAAGGGGACATAATTAATCTCTCTTCTACGGCAGGTTTAAAAGAAAATGCGAACGTATCGGCCTATTCGGCATCAAAATTCGCTGTTATAGGTATGTCCGAATCGCTTATGAAGGAAGTGCGCAAAAACAATATTAGGGTAATCACCCTAACGCCGAGTACCATAGAATCTGAAATGACCATAGAACTGGGCATGTTAAGCAAAGGCTCTGAAAATGTATTGCAACCGGAAGATTTTGCGGAATTGATCCTAGCCGGTCTAAAACTTCCAAGAAGGGCAATGCTCAAAAGTGCCGCCTTATGGACTACCAATCCGTAAATAGAAATGAAAGCGGTCCAAAGCACGCGACTATGGAAAGTGCATGGATGTATTGAAATATTAAAGTCGCCTAGATTTTTTTGGATACTTTTTTAACAGGCTCGTATATCTTCTACAAGAGGTATTTATGAATACTGGGCATTTTATTGAAGGAAAATAATAATGACTCCAATAGCTAGATAAACCTTTTTTATTTGCGTTAGGGACCGCGGTGGCATCCCCGCAGCAAAGCAAGGGATATAGCCAAGGGCCCGACCGACGAAGGAGGGAACGCCCAAAGAATTAAGCCGGACAACACATCTTAC is from Arenibacter algicola and encodes:
- a CDS encoding amidohydrolase family protein produces the protein MKKPWIAFLILLTISCVEKNEYYTLDDFDKVDKIDTHIHVFADRNSFVNQAKKDNFRLLNIMVDLSKGEELIKEQYDYCLAQKKGHPEDYEFATSFSIEDWDNPDFTKNTIAWLDKSFEEGAIAVKVWKNIGMVFRDKDNELIMVDNPKLDTIFDYLASKKIPLVGHLGEPKNCWLPLDEMTTNNDRKYFSEHPQYHMYQHPELPSYEEQIAARDRMLEKHPNLVFIGAHMGSLEWSVDELAKRLDKFPNMSIDLAARMGQVFYQTVENREKVRAFFIKYQDRLLYATDLSDDGEENVGEMQKEMHKMWLTDWRFFVTDELMASDLVNEEFRGLKLPKEAVDKIYFQNAKKWLKMFPTNGI
- a CDS encoding Dabb family protein — its product is MNIIKISVVFIALLLFQISWSQSSDDLMPYLQDFKSVSANNTVTITSYEKDGSHYVYAGGFGGIDIFSLDKEGKLTPIGTQELYKQEGPARGMVAGSIEGTDFLFVANKYGNAIETFKILDNGTLEQVSLTMDTDETHLGIAITLQLVHMQQASYLFIGGLEETPGLSSFKILPDGKLTHVQSMADNDKIYTDGIIGMYTHKIKGRTFLYTGGFQDNGVSSFRVYENGSFKNINNIGDNTTDRYLTGAYPVTGVNLGENYYVIVGHRHHKYYERNGFIKNTDFVYHGDGVSVFKINRKGALVPHFVLKDDENTKLQGQTRIEIVSVTDKEAVLAVGTRDDASIQLIKLDENGTLKPLNYLETGFSIYYGLRSHQIEDVNLLIAGSNRFDLKKVAAYKVLPKIDRGEKVLRHIVNLKYKEEASKAQIDEAVSVFENLKNEIPEIERIEWGVNDSKEGASKGLTHTFTLTFKDDHAREIYLFHEAHIALVNKIGPIIADVLVMDYWTEE
- a CDS encoding 3-keto-disaccharide hydrolase, translating into MKKISINRKFALLSVLLIIMIAYQAEAQNEAFEFEFGEEDTWESLISGKSGEESTIKWINVNTVKEGWTVGADGVLVNLGHPIGVVRSEKQYENFILHVEWRHMEAGGNSGIFAWSGADPKGKSPLPDGVEIQMLELDWVNINAKDGVQQPIAYVHGEVWGVGGVVTLPDNPRGERSKSVENRCKGKGEWNTYDVVCVDGVIKLSVNGKFVNGISKSTQKKGYFCLESEGAEIHFRNLKVIELPPGVTSAEQIAPLLNK
- a CDS encoding GlcG/HbpS family heme-binding protein, with the translated sequence MKNKIPLSKSITFLVLLILLSTGTVFGQSPTDIPHEDALKAVLAAKKKAEQMDVLVNIAVVDAGANLKAFVRMDGSYLGSIDVAIKKAKTSRYFDINTGDLGKLTQPGGIIYNIELSNDGLVTFPGGVPIKNEAGKIIGAIGVSGGTIEQDHDIATVGAKAILD
- a CDS encoding nucleoside permease codes for the protein MNNSVRLRLSVLMLLEYFIWGAWYVTMGTYLMSSLEVNATQVGAAYANLSIAAIISPFFVGLVADRFFSAQKVLGTLHLMGAATLYFISTVEHFQIFWWLILLYTLLYMPTMSLVNSISFSQMEDPDKEFPRIRVLGTLGWIAAGLLIGFMELETSYMTFRIAAYCSLLLGILSFFLPSTPPTGKSASISAILGLDALVLFKKRSFVVFFVSSILVCIPLAFYYNFANPFLNDVGMENAAAKMTLGQVSELLFMLLMPLAFRRLGIKKMMLIGIFAWVARYLLFAYGDIGAGIWMLYFGIILHGVCYDFFFVSGQIYIDKKSKPSFRNSAQGLITFATYGVGMFIGSFVSGAVTDNFLVDINGILSYQWESIWLVPAIIALLVGLIFMFFFREKLVGTLKVDNKMPHILPNTDNKGQKDLEGGLADSADPKTER
- a CDS encoding 3-ketoacyl-ACP reductase, giving the protein MKSLQNKKAIITGGGRGLGKATALAFAKEGIDLAITGRNEKVLKETVAELETFGVKAIYSVFDVGNYEEVQKSIKNIIKTLGTVDILVNNAGMAAIGSFNEMEVGTWSKIIQTNLMGMYYVTKEVLPHLIAKNEGDIINLSSTAGLKENANVSAYSASKFAVIGMSESLMKEVRKNNIRVITLTPSTIESEMTIELGMLSKGSENVLQPEDFAELILAGLKLPRRAMLKSAALWTTNP
- a CDS encoding Crp/Fnr family transcriptional regulator; its protein translation is MSYDILKQNLKKHLDLSNADLDLICSYFKPAGLKKKEFLLTQGSICKMEGFVLDGCFRVFTFDKKGNENTLYFAAKDWWLMDIDSFMNQTPSDLNIQALEDSEVLLIDRQDKMALYESLPIVEKLFRIIFQKGLVSWQRRLVRNHSFTSKERYFHFIQTYPDISSKLMDKQIASYLGISHEFLSKIKKNIK